AGTATATGGGGTCATTCATGTTATTTATTTGCATTCTTAGTTTTGTAGGTCTATCGTATCAATCTAAAGCACCTGACAAAAAAAGTTGAAACTTTATCCAACTCTGTTTGTTGTAACAGAAGTTAAGATACTTCTCTTATAACATATTTAGTTTTAGCCTATTTATGATTTTCCTTTTTCTGTCAGTTCAATAGGATGAAGACTCTTGGTTTCAAGTAGAAGGTTATGTGCTTGCTAAATTTTGTGCGTTTACCAATGAATCAACGTATCGACTCAATTTTTATAGGATCTGCTTATGAGAAAAGGCCCGATTTTTGGTTCCACTTTTGGCTCAAATGGTTCTACCGCATCTGCTACTTATGATGTTGTGACGAGTAGAGAGTTATCCAACTCGGTTTGTTTTTATTCTCCTCTGCGTAATCAGGTATGTGTTCTTTCTATATGGTTTGTTAACATAATTTTTTAAAGGTACTTCTCTTCAAAATGTCCAATTCAAAATTGATTATGAGTTCACAAAACTAATTTCTTTGAATACTCTCATCATAAATTAATGGCTTGAGCAACAATGACCAGGTCTACTATCACATGAATAAGCATGAAATGCATATGAAATTGCTAAAAAACTGAGTATTCTACAATCTACACAATAAAAATGACTTTGCTTAACTACAATGACAAAAGGTTGAGACTATTAAAAAACCTTGCCTTTTCGGATATATACAACCTAATCAGTCAATGACAAGGAATGGTGTTGTGGTCGGGCTTTCAGATTGGGTTAGGAATAATAATTTAGGTGGGATAGGAccgcttgggggggggggtacaGTTGTTCCTCCGGTAGTTTGAATGGAGGATTAAGAATTTAGAGTTAGAGCCTAGATCACGCACTTAGAGACAAGTTAATTTGCTTTACATTGGTGGTTGTAGCTTTATTAGTTTTGAATGGTTCCAATATAATATCACTTTTGGatattgattttgattttgattttgaacggTTCAAAGATAATATCACTTTTGGCGACTTTTTATCCGTATGACCAACTTTACCCGTTTAAGTGGAATATTTGAAATCCTTTGCATATTACAGGACAAACGGCAAGTGATGACCTGTATGAGGTTCAACTAACTATACCAGTGGAAGGTTATGAGTTGGATATACTCATGTTCTCTTGGTGATGGTAAGTTTATGGGTTAATACTGGTCTAAAATGGATTTGGTTGAACTACTTCTTTGTCCGAATTTTTTGAATTTTGCATAAATATATAAGGTTACAAATGACTACAAAAGTTACCTTATCTCACTAATAATCTAATCAATGTTCTAAATCTTTGGAATAAAATAGTTTAGGAGGTTTACATATGCATTAAAAATACACTTTAGGTGAATCTGACCTGTTTGACCCTCTCAACCCTTTTGACTTGGGAAAGATAGAAATAGAACATACTCAAATCGGTTCAAAAGTTAACGGGTCAAAATTGACATAAGTACTTTAACATGAATGATTTGGTTTGTGATTATGTAGGTGAACGGGAGTGGATAGTTTGTTGGCGTTGCTGAAATGATGGGGCTTGATTTCTTATACAGCCATGTAACACAAGACACCACCACAATCTTGCACCTTAATTCTCATTAAGGTAACTTACTTTTCTGTGATTCGTTTTTTGAGCTTTGTAAAATGTAGATTTACCATTCTCTTCTTCATGGATTAGGCATTTCCTGTAATCGAGATTCAAGAAACCAAGCAATTCTTTTCATGTTTTTTTATCAGCTATTGATTATGCCTAATTCTTTGCTTCAAACCCTTATTtccctgttttgtttttaatttgtGTACTATTTATGATTCGTATGGATCGAAGGATGAAACAAGATACATACGGTGATAGATACGATGacgggtatgggtcgggtatgaGACAAACTGGCTTTAATCGGGTATGTGGTTGGGATTACCCAAAACTggattaatttttattttattaatgtcTCTACAGTAGCCATGTTTCATAAAAGGGGAGGGTTAGATGTAACTTATTACGaagaaaatggcaaaaagttaatGTTTTTATTCTTATCATTAATATCTACGAAGAAAACACTATAGGGTTGGGTACGTGGTCAGAAATATTGTGTTTAAAACTGGTGTTGTAGATGCTTAATCAAGATATTGCAAAGTTTGCTCATGAGGCTTTAGAGCCTCAGCATAACATTAATGGGCTTCAAATGTTTGGGTTTGGGTTATCTCCAAAAGTGTATTATTTGACTAATATTGTTGGTAAATAACTTTGATTCAGGATTGAAGATATCGATCGCAAGCATAGATGTTTGGAGTACTGAAGTACTAAATCCTACCCGAATAATAGAGATTAGAGATGCTACTAACTTTTTTAGGCGAGAACATGAGGTTGACTTTGAGTTTTGTAGTGTTATAGCTCTTTTACTTTATTATTCCAGAGATGAGCAACAAATGGTAGAAAATGAAATTACAATAGCTTTAGCttttgtttttagaaaaattataTCATGCATATtcagtttttttctttttccatttattaaacaaaaaatATAAGTATGATTGGTTGATTGTTTTATTCTAAAGCCTGCTAATTTTCTCAGTATGTATATGTAGATACATATCTACACATGCATGAATATATCAATTATGTATGTGTTGTGGGATGGCCTGTCCAATATTGGAGTTTTTGTACTGTGTATTTAATTGGTTAATAGGTTCGGTCATAATTTAGATCAGATGCACGAAATTCATTTATACGACCCAAGATGGACTAATAGAAGATCTAGAAAGTTGACTTATTGTTTTTCAGACGTTGTTAATGTTTAATTAATGTATCTTATTCGTCACACATGTTTCATTTTATAAAGTATACATACAATTGTGCTTAATAAAATTTAAATGCCCgacccgtgagtattcacgggtgataacctagttaaTAGATATATaagaggaaaaaaaaaacatatttcttGGAATGTATATGCATGCAGTTTTGAGTCAAACCCAACCCAGCCCAATTATCATCTTATCATCTTCTCTTTTACACTGTGTTTCAGAGTTTACTAatggaaggaaaggaaaagaaACGAAGAGAAactaaaaatattttgtgttccagagtttcatttaagaaaggaagagaaaggaaaataaaacatgtcgtgttcccgagtttcatttaaggaaggaaaagataagaaatgaaaggaaaactaggctaaattctttagtttttctttccttccgattTGGGAGGAAATGGTGGGAAAGACATCTTTTTTCTTCCTTTCTCGTCATTTCCTTTCTcacttttactttcttttcttatccctcgttaagttaactcgggaacagaGCGTTAAGGAGGTTATCAGAAACCCTAAAACAAAAAATCAATATCTGAAAACAGATCGGTTCTTAGGGTTTCGCATCGCATCATGGGCAGTCGCAATACCAATCCCaatcgcaatcgcaatcgcaagAAGAAACGGTAAGCTGAATTGAATCCCATGTATGTTTTTGATTGTTTTCTCATGATTTTGTTTTTGTTGAACAAACAGTAAGATGAGCCGTGCGGAAAGAACGTACGAGGTAAGATcgaacactatatatatatatatttcgtcTATTATTGTTGTTTTAATCGAGTTCTCTGTTTAGACAAAGCATAGGGAATTTATTCGCCGGCggacagtggcggatctagaaaatccgccaagccgtaacgttttataaaaaagCCGTAACGAAACCGTAAAAAcgtcaatttttttcaaaatttacactaattttacactaccgccggagcgccaagccgtagcggaggtTGCCCCTTCTTATATGCTAGGTCCGCCCCAGCCGGCGGACAAGGTTTACCAGACCATTCAAAATCGGGTTTTATGCTCCTGGGACTGAACCTCGTCGTATTCCATATCATCTATACTTGTTGATTAAGGAATCAGTCCATCTTATGCAGAGAGGTTTAGATTCAGCCCTAGTTGACAAAAAAATTAGTTTCTTTTGTGACTTCTTCTATTCTCATCTGCCAGTTGGCTGGAAATAGTAAGTTTTTATCTAATGTAGTAGAATTCATCATTcttgccaatgatctctagatcaatcaagtggtggagggcttgcatttctcttgaaagatgcaggttcgactctcacttggtgcagagtgaggcactggtgggcaatgataggagacctagggaaacctgggttggatccttgagccaaacgggttttaccggtaatttcactgtcgtgcctacgggcgggtgggttaccgggttttccccggaattggtggtggactcgggttactctcggagtactccggtTGTCCAGTGGGTgcggtgccccgagagtgctcgggattgagtttgttggccgttcaaaaaaaaaaaaaaaagaattcatCGTTCTTTATTAttagtattgttattattattgttattgttattattaaagTTGGAATTTTCTGTTAACTCCTcgattaattaaaataatatactttggaccaaagtgtcaacaatggccTAAACTCGGGtaccattttggcattttactctttattcTTGTTGTCATTCGATGTTTTGCAGCGACAAGGAGAATGCAGCATCCCTTATTGCGGACTACGACACCTCTCTGCCTAAATACGATATTTCAGGCTATACCTATCTCACATATCCGTATGTTAATGAGTTTGATGATGACGCACGACTATCTATCAGCATGGTTTTTGAGCTTATGAGAACTATTTACTCACGGATAACGCCTACTCCAAAGAAATTTATGGAATGGAGTGGGAGTTGGATGTCATTCTACTGTAAACTATGTTCCTGTTTTGGCATCGATTATCTGCATCTAGAGGCTGCTTCCAAGGACGATGTGGTTTTGATGACTCGCAGGTACtcctactactactactactactgttattgttaatgttaatgttaatgttAGTTTTCTATTGACTAATAATATTGTGTTTTTGGTGACAACAGTAAGTGGGTTGACAAGATCCCACTAGTGCCAAGACCATATTTTAAGTGGGTTGACAAGATCCCATCAACCAACAAGTTAAAGCTTAATAAATAAATTGTTATTATTTGGTTTGGCTGCAGAATCCTGTGTTTAAGCACAAGACGAAGCTTAGCAGCAACGATGAGGCTTTTGTACTCTCGAAGAAAGAGATTAACAAGATCTTACGTTTTGTTATCTGCTCACCGCGGTTACCTCCTCAGACCACGCTTACTCGATGGAATGAGTATCGGATATCATTCTATTCTAAAATGTGTTCCTACTTTCGCGTTGATTATAAGCGTTTGGCAGCTGCTGATACTACTTAGTTTTCAGCAAATTACAACTTCACCATGCATGGTTGTTTTCTCTCATCTGTTAAAAAACCGGATTTTATTTAATATGTATTTGTGGTTGTAACGAAAGACTATAATTTAAATGTCGCATTGCTTTCTAGTTTAAAATGTCTGTAACATATCAGCACCTAACGTTTTTACTGTTTTGGGCGTTTTTAGAATATCCAAACCCTTAAAACTATTACCTTTTAAAACCATCTTCATTACAAATACCCGGATCAAATTTTCGGATTAAAACACATAGCTAAAAAATCGTCTTGTTGCTTTGAAAACTATGGTTTTTATCTGATCCGATTCTTATACGTATCTTAGGCATATAGCTAGATATTCTTGAGCACCTTAGGTTATGACTTTTGTTCTTCAAACCGGGTATTACCTAAGCGTGTTTTTCGGATAAAGTTTAGTTATTCTGATAAAGTTTCAATTATTTGAAAAATTGATGCATTTTTTCTCTACTTTGTCGTTATTTGTCAATGTGACAACTTAATAATCCCATCATAGTCCAATGTTGGAATCAGGTACTTTAAGATCAACAACTTACCTTACTCAAACCGTTACCCAAAAACTTACCTTACTCAAAAATGATAACACATTATTTATACCATCCACTTTCAAGCATATGATCAGGGCCGTTCCATCGTTTTTGTATACCCTGAGCGGACTACGAAGTGGAGGCCCTTTGGCAAAACATATAGAGATTAATAAAAAAATTAGCTGATAAAGTTAACCTAGGTTTATTAATTAGCCGTAAGTTTGCCTATAAATTCTCTTCCAATCCCGACAGACCCAACGCCATGAGTGATTACCGTTAGTGATAGCCGATAACCTAGAAAATCGAAAGAGTAGGTTGCGATAGGAGGTAGGAACGATGACTGCGGCTCAATTTTATGGATTTTTGGCGCTGATTCACGGAATTCGGATGAGGTCGAGTGGTAGATGGTTGCTACAGACTGCACTTGTGTCTGTGGTTTAATTTCGAATCTGGGCCTTGAATGTGGGCCTTTTTTCCTAAACATTTTTTTATCTGTGTAACTGTATTAAGAAAATATGgtttagttttgatttttatttgaGCCTAATACATATACAATATATAAAACTTTACTAAAAATTAGAGGCCCTTGATTTTTGGTGGCCCTAGGCCTGTACCTAGATTAGTAAGCCTAACGGGCCTGCCCGACATATGATATACCCCACAGAATAATTTCCATTTTTTTAAGATTTCTTATCATACACGAGATTTTATAACACGATAAATAAATAGCGATGCGGGTTTCAATTTATTTACTCAAAATTACTTCACACATGACAAAGAAGAGATCTCCATGTGAGGAAGTCATGCAAATAATGAGAAACATCCTCAAGCTCTCATCATTCCCCCTAGATGTTAATTCAAGTAGTTCTCATTCTCCGTCACATGGGCATCACCCCACGATTAAACAACCCAAAACCCCGTCCCTGATAAGGCCACATAAAGACCACTTGGGCGGTTTAGATGGAGGAGGAAGCTCGTCTTTCATAATGATTAAGGGAAGTGATGACCATGACATTGGGAGTGTACATGATCATATGCTAATGGGTGAGCTAGAAAAATCAGTCACAAATCTTAAGGAGGCTTCGGAGGCTCCATGAGAGGAATAAACACGACTCTCTTTCGGTGGCGTTGCCTCCAcctccgccgccaccaccaccaccacaccttCATCTTGATAGGTTGCTCTTCAAGTATATATGGCAatgattataataatagttacatCTATATATAGCTATTAAAATCGCGAAGCATATTTACAATCGTCAACTGACTTTCTGCCTGTTTAGTGTTGTAATAAT
The sequence above is drawn from the Helianthus annuus cultivar XRQ/B chromosome 12, HanXRQr2.0-SUNRISE, whole genome shotgun sequence genome and encodes:
- the LOC110895963 gene encoding uncharacterized protein LOC110895963 isoform X2; translation: MQRGLDSALVDKKISFFCDFFYSHLPVGWKYDKENAASLIADYDTSLPKYDISGYTYLTYPYVNEFDDDARLSISMVFELMRTIYSRITPTPKKFMEWSGSWMSFYCKLCSCFGIDYLHLEAASKDDVVLMTRSKWVDKIPLVPRPYFKWVDKIPSTNKLKLNK
- the LOC110895963 gene encoding uncharacterized protein LOC110895963 isoform X1, encoding MQRGLDSALVDKKISFFCDFFYSHLPVGWKYDKENAASLIADYDTSLPKYDISGYTYLTYPYVNEFDDDARLSISMVFELMRTIYSRITPTPKKFMEWSGSWMSFYCKLCSCFGIDYLHLEAASKDDVVLMTRRILCLSTRRSLAATMRLLYSRRKRLTRSYVLLSAHRGYLLRPRLLDGMSIGYHSILKCVPTFALIISVWQLLILLSFQQITTSPCMVVFSHLLKNRILFNMYLWL